The Anopheles merus strain MAF chromosome 2L, AmerM5.1, whole genome shotgun sequence genome has a segment encoding these proteins:
- the LOC121591884 gene encoding WW domain-containing adapter protein with coiled-coil homolog isoform X2 has protein sequence MSKLRDKERDRDYKKEKYSDCSRSPKRGRSERDIDHRVMHDRRFKMTTSSLLDKRGTSSDDRERERIERDRDRERDRLRERERDRSGGGNIGGIGGNANTSNNMGVLGSISATIIANALNSGNSNSSMISSSVNTPAGNTSSSVGGNISGNSINQSNDRDRVNRVGDWSEHVSSSGKKYYYNCKTEVSQWEKPREWIEKESRVLVKEQQRDYREKDRDRDKDRCGEKERDERYTSTIVNRSSASAYGKHSSSSSSSSSKNNSRGRWQPLENQLASSRRRTIEEENPDMDISPGDSTPTSDASYSHSSTPTAGLSQIGSQHSQTNIGISGGSGSTNTTAIAVSSSLTPMSSSVIGLNTAVGNNSNAVLEGVNHNLPGLLPRMVSNSAVNQTCAYAQSTAPQGVVSSFNPTSCSSLGVSMLSPALHHATHNSGTAASTLSCTQACPPDVGILSSNAPGPSSSLTSSQQQNVSTHSVTQQQGSTIMQQITHVQQQPLHSQHFTQSSIQASSASSGTVISVTTSLAGLPKILSQITGNKSIEQNDLNPQKALQTINNALMMQSRQQNPSIVHDIGNSPSMLINLSTQHNNTSNSQSNMINNMNLGGCSSGNTALTSDGPPTPTQELDLPLVDHRKIVDGLGNVVVTSTTSSSVCSLQSVMASSQCGRSQGPNLTPSLAKYFRADLISHVTGWPSEILEKTIQKLSEEAHILGDLQCSKVSAELKCARSLVRITEITATLQEQKTTKKISRSGINRLLQHCSSGARIWHVCSGWSTTTANTIDSRLGFIIKYLHIASSRSLSKHQEKKMQFILRWKILDVN, from the exons ATGAGTAAACTGCGTGACAAGGAACGCGATCGAgattataaaaaagaaaaatattcag ACTGTTCTCGGTCACCTAAGAGAGGCCGCAGTGAAAGAGACATAGATCATCGTGTAATGCACGATAGGAGATTTAAAATGACGACATCTTCACTCCTCGATAAACGCGGAACTTCTAGTGATGATCGCGAACGTGAACGAATTGAACGAGATAGAGATCGCGAACGAGATCGTTTACGAGAACGCGAGCGCGACAGAAGCGGTGGTGGTAATATCGGTGGTATCGGAGGTAATGCTAATACTAGCAACAACATGGGAGTACTAGGCAGCATTTCAGCGACTATAATTGCCAATGCGCTTAATAGTGGAAATTCTAACAGCAGTATGATAAGCTCTTCTGTAAATACTCCTGCTGGTAATACAAGCAGTAGTGTTGGAGGTAACATATCTGGAAATAGTATCAACCAAAGCAACGATCGAGATCGTGTGAACCGTGTTGGAGATTGGAGTGAACATGTTAGCTCATccggaaaaaaatattactatAACTGCAAAACAGAAGTATCGCAATGGGAAAAGCCTCGCGAGTGGATAGAGAAAGAAAG TCGTGTGTTAGTTAAGGAGCAGCAGCGGGATTATCGAGAAAAAGATCGCGACCGTGATAAAGATAGGTGCGGAGAAAAAGAACGTGATGAACGCTATACGTCAACTATAGTAAATCGTTCATCCGCTTCAGCATACGGAAAACattccagcagcagtagcagcagtagcagcaaaaaTAATTCTCGAGGACGATGGCAACCCTTAGAAAACCAATTAGCTTCTTCAAGAAGGCGAACCATCGAGGAAGAAAATCCGGACATGGATATCAGTCCTGGTGACTCTACACCAACCTCGGATGCTAGTTATTCTCACTCTAGTACACCCACTGCTGGTCTATCTCAAATAGGTTCCCAGCATTCACAGACAAATATTGGTATATCTGGTGGAAGTGGCAGTACAAACACAACAGCTATCGCTGTTTCGAGTAGTTTAACACCGATGTCATCATCTGTGATTGGATTAAACACCGCCGTTGGAAACAACAGCAATGCGGTTTTGGAAGGTGTTAACCATAACTTACCTGGTCTCTTGCCACGAATGGTGTCCAACTCTGCAGTTAACCAAACATGCGCTTACGCACAGTCGACGGCACCACAAGGTGTAGTGTCCTCATTTAATCCAACTTCATGCTCTTCCTTGGGGGTGAGTATGCTGTCTCCAGCCTTGCATCACGCCACGCATAATTCTGGTACTGCTGCTTCGACATTATCGTGTACACAAGCATGCCCACCAGATGTAGGAATTCTCAGCTCTAATGCCCCAGGACCTTCATCATCACTTACG TCATCGCAGCAACAAAATGTTTCAACTCATTCAGTAACACAACAACAAGGCTCTACAATTATGCAACAGATCACTCATGTGCAACAGCAACCGTTACATTCTCAACATTTCACGCAGTCTTCCATCCAAGCATCATCTGCTAGCAGTGGGACAGTCATCAGTGTCACAACATCGTTAGCAGGATTACCCAAAATTCTTTCTCAGATTACTGGAAACAAATCCATAGAACAGAATGACCTTAATCCACAAAAGGCCTTGCAAACTATCAATAATGCGTTAATGATGCAGTCCCGGCAACAGAATCCCAGTATTGTGCATGATATAGGCAACAGTCCTTCAATGTTGATTAATTTAAG cacacaacacaatAATACATCCAATAGCCAATCGAATATGATAAACAACATGAACTTGGGAGGATGCAGTAGTGGTAATACAGCCCTTACGAGTGATGGACCTCCGACCCCTACGCAAGAGCTTGATTTGCCATTGGTAGATCATAGAAAAA TAGTAGATGGATTGGGTAACGTTGTGGTGACATCGACTACGTCCAGCTCCGTATGCAGTCTACAGAGCGTCATGGCGTCATCTCAATGCGGCCGATCTCAGGGTCCAAATTTAACGCCTAGCTTAGCAAAATATTTCCGTGCCGATCTTATATCTCACGTTACTGGATGGCCATCAGAAATATTGGAAAAGACG ATTCAAAAACTTTCCGAGGAAGCACATATTTTAGGAGATTTACAATGCAGCAAAGTATCTGCTGAGTTAAAATGTGCAAGAAGTTTAGTTAGAATAACCGAAATTACTGCAACCCTGCAAGAACAGAA